The stretch of DNA TTGTACTGAATGTATGTGCTCATCTTCTGGCCCCAGCTCCTTTGGCTCTTGCTCGGTTAATTAGTAACTGCAGCAGAATTGCGTTAACATGTAACTCTTGAGGCCTCAATAATCATCAGGCTTCAGTTCCCAGATTGACAGGCATCACAGTTACTCTGCCCTTCAAAGTACAGCTCCTTGATGAGAAGGGCTGTTGCTTCATATTTAAACACTGAACTTACTATACCCAACAATTTACAAGCAAAATGCTTCAACACAAAGACAGAAGTCAGTCAGTCCCACTCACACAAGCTTTCTTAGCTTTGAGGTTTCTGTTCAATCTAGGGCCTGGGTATTTTAAGGCAAGTTGGTTACAAGACAAGTTTCTTTACTAGTATTCTTTCACTAGTCCTCTCAAGCAGATATCATCACTAGCAGGTAAAGAACAAGGCTGACTCATGTCTTTTATTCACAAAATAACCACAAACACCCCTGTAAGAATCCTAATTTCCAACATGTCAGCCAACCCAGACAAAGAAACATCTCTTGCATTTACAGGATTTGTCAACACAAGTCATCCTAGACAGACAGCCTATACGACATCCCATAAACACCACAGAAGTATGGCAGATCCTGAAAGTCATTCTTCTCTTCAGTGAAAACTGGCTGCCTACCAAAATTCTGGAAGGCTCCCCGGCAATTTTAACACGAAACAGGAGAACAACGGCTTGAAGGCTCCAAGGGCCCCTACTCATGACTCTCCAGAGTGGAAAGCTACTATAGACAGAGCCCTAAGCAGGGAAGAGAGCACTTTGGAGTAAAGgcagacaaaaaaggaaagagctaGTAGAGACAAGTTTGGAAAGAATCAAAGCCTTTTTGTTATTGGGAACCAGGAATAGAGAGATCAGCTGAGCCAGCCACTGTGTTAAGCACATCTAGTACATAAAAACTCCAGTAGCAAGTCAAAAGAACATTCAGTTTCTGTCCAAGCATGATGGATCTCTCTGTCATCTATCCTTCTGATATTGTAACTTCATGTTTCATGCTGGGAGTGTCAAATGGGGACCCAGATCCTCCAAGTCCACTTTGCCAAAGACACAGTACAGTTGCAGTCCCGGAGTCGTAATATTAATGGGGGGTTGGAGGTTTTTTGATTTTAGAAGCAGCTATGGGAAATCTTTTAGTAGTTTTTCGTTTCTTCGCCTAAACTCATAACAACATGTTTTAAAGAATCAGAACTGTATTCCTCCACGTTGTACAAAAAGCCATTTAAACCACTAAGGGGCTTCTTAACTTAACTGATCCAGGCcatccctttctcttttctgcaccTCTCTCTCTGTAAGAAGACCTACACTGAGGTGATTAGGTTAACTTTCTTCCTTAGTTCCTTAACCAGCTTTAGTTTTCATGCCCTACTCACAGATACTTTGTCTACCATCACACTTAGCCCTAGTTTATTCCCAGCATATCTGCTTCTGCCAGCAAGTGTTGGGCCATACTGATTTCCAGGCCAAGGGAAAAGGTGGATTCCACCAGAAGCAGGTTAATGACAGATTTAGGCATCTCTTTATACAATTACATATTgttgaaaagagaaacaaaaccccatcaCTAGATAGCCCTGAAATGACTCAGTGACCTtggcaggagccaggctggAAAAACCACCTGATCTGGGACTATTAAGCCATATGCAGTTGGCTGTAGCTCATTAGCACCAAGTATTTGCACTCCTATTTGTAGCTGGTAGGCTGTATTTCAGGACCTTGTCAAATTCACAAGAGTGCCAGGTCATGCTCACCAGGGTATGGTTCAGAGCACCAGAGTACGCTGTGTAAAACCAGAGGGCTAGTTTTACAAACTCTATTAGTGAAATTGGGCAGGACTCAATACTAGAAGTGTAATTGGTCTGCCTAGACTGGCAATTGCACCGCAGCTCTGTAGAGGCGCATAAGCTAATGAAAAAGTGAGCTCTTGTTAAGTATTAatggaaaaagcacagcaggatGAGATACAGACTCATTCAACACACTGCTCAGCCACTCCTTTCATTCTAGGTCTATCTGATGGTGGCTTAGCAGCTGTAAAACTGACTTATGACTCCTAATATTAAGCATCCATTGCAAAGTATTTAGAAGAGGTGAAGTAGTGAGACTTCATATTCTTCAGGTCTTAATTCCCATGCACTAGAATTGTCCACCTTCCAAGTGGGAAAGACAAAATCTGACACGAATCAACACCAGGAAGACAAGTAGATCTTGTTTACAGTTTAATAGCATTGATGCTCCAAGGTATGTGACCTAGTAACGCCCCCAATATCCCACTCACTATGATTCCTTCAATAAAGGTAGGAGGGGACTGAGGCTCACTCATAACATGTCTGAGGTGTCAGGTGGCTAACTCCCTCAAGTTCCCAGCCAGAATGATATCACAGcctgccaaaacaaaacctaccTTTGGATGGCTTCACACAAAAGTCACAATCAGAAATGCAACCTTTAGATCCATGTCTTTCTGCCTCTAGATACCCCACCGCTGCTGTTTGTCTATGTGCCAGAGCTGACAAAGGTTGGGTCTTGATTAGACACATTCACAGAAAGGCTATTTAATAAAGGGCTATTTAATAAAGACAGTACCTTTAGTTCCAAAACTTCTTGAATCACAGCCAGGTGAGATCAGTGAGCTTCTGTGGAGAACAAGATCAATTTGCTCTTTTCTAGTACTTTCTCTAAGCAGCCACAGCCATTGTCAGACATGTACTACTGCAAAGAACTTGCTGTCATTGTTTTTACACTCTTAGAGTCAACTGAAGTTCACCGAGAAAGTGTTCTGCTCCTCAGAACCTCATGTGGGCAGAGAAATACTGAAACTCAAAAAAATCTCAGCCCTGAAGAATGCTACAAAGGTTAAACTACCTGATTGTTTTCCCGCACTACTGAATTTGCTCAGAAGTTGACattctgcctcttctttcttctaaaattGGCCATGaaatgctgctggctgcacagAGTGACCTGAAGTTTACATCTGTGCCTATTACAGATAACCTTTACAGACTCAGAGAAAGCAGATAGGAACATGGTTCACTTGTGGTGGAATTCACTCCCATCAGCTTCAGTGCAAGAATGCATTTGCTACCTTAGCAAACAGTtgaggggaggaaaaggcaaCTTCTCATCTTTGTTGAATGGCAAGAGTTGCTAGAATCGGTTAAAAAGCAACCAAAGAATCACACTCGACGCGTCAGATTCAAACCTCTACTGCTCAAGCCGTTTAATTCACTTACTCCTCTCCCTGTCAGCCACCTGAACCGCACATTTCTTTCTACTCTGAGCAGCAGAATGGagcctccagctgggctgctcACCCAGGCTAGGGTGAAGAggcactgctgctctccagcagcatCTCTTCTTCTCCTGGTCCCTAAAAAAGCTTCACAGCAGGCAGCCCAGGAAGAACTGGAGCTGTTCTCTGATGCATTCCCCCCGATGCCTCCCCCTCAGCCTACCAGCAGGAGGGCTGCCTGCAGTAACCCACATCCGCTCCTCTCCAGTGGAACGAGCACGCATCCCCCAGGAGCTCTGCAAGGCCAGCAAAGCTCTTGGCAGCACAGTACCTGCGGGTCCTATGCTGTCAGACAGCCAAGAAACAGTTTGTCACAAGGCAATCCCCACCCCCACATGAAATTTTTGTTCAGGGAACAAATCTGCAGGCATATCATGCTAAGTCTTCTGCATCTTGGTGGCAGATTCCCTCCCACCTACCAGTCCCCTACTCTCTTCACACGAAAAAGTCTTCATGCTGGACCTCCTCAACACCTTTCCCTTTATATGAATTTCCCCAAAAGGATCAGAGGAGGTACCTTTTAATAGCCAAGCAGCCTTGAAAACAGTATCGGTTTTCCAAGGAGGAGTTTTACATGTCTTTCATAATCCCAGAAGGGACTTGGGTAGTTTCTTCCAGTTTCTCATAATGCTGCACTCACAGGCTTACACAGAAAAATGGCTCAGGAGACAGGCAACCTGTTCAATAAACTAGAAAGTGAGCATTCAGATCCATTAAGTAAAATTTACTCATAGGAATTCTGGACTCAGATCCAGCAGGATGGGAACCCATAAAACCTGAAAGGGACCAGGAAAGAAGCCACCTGCAAGCCTGGGTTAGAGCTGTACCAGAACGGTAAGTGacctaacagaaaaaaaaccctcagaccAACAACAGTAATGCAGAACTTGGGATCCCTGGGCTACCAATCACTTCCTGTCCTACCTGCTTCCAAAAAAAGGGTCTATGTGCTCAAAAGACGAGTAAGTCAGTCTAGGTATTCTCTGCTCCCTCAAAAGTAAGGGTTCTGTGTTTCAGGTTGTTAGGGCTTGCTTTActttggagaaggaggaggaactAGAAAAGAGATTGACCAAGTTTTTCCTCCAGGTCCTACATCCACACTAAATATAGCCACCAAGCATACATGCTATTAAAAACAGACAATACAAGACCAACAGAGCCTGAAGATCATCAAGTTAAATCTGACAACATttctagagggaaaaaaaaaattaaaaaattaatatctaTTTTAAGGTCCAGTTGGCAATGGTTTTAATAAGGAATCTAGGAATTTTCTCAAGGTTGCCATGTGATTCAGGAAACAAGAGTTCAGAACTGCTGCACACAGTTACTGTGACTTCTTTGTAACAGGTTATTAACTCTGATCTTTAGTATAACATAATAGTGGAGACAGATATAAGTAAGATCAAAACATATGACTCAAAGTTCCCAGATAAGGAGGACTCCAGTTGAGAAACTGCTGCCCTCCAGAGCCGTCCAGGCCACCAGGAAAGCAGCCATACAATGCCTTGTAGAAAGTGGGCCAACCTTGAAATATTAGTATTACAACATGAGGCTTTTCAAGCTGAATTCTTGTAGCtctggcaggcagggagctaGAAATAgaatgttttggatttaggatcACACATGCAGAGATCTGCCTGTGAAAAACACCAAGAGCAAGTGCCAGAGAGCATTTGAGCAGAGACCTAGGAAAACTgtcaaaaaggagaaaaaaaaaaaaaaaaaaaaaagcaaggccACACACTTGTCAACAAGAAAAAGGAGATCAGCAGAGACAGTTCACTAGCTTCTTTCCAAAAATGACTTTGTTGCTCATTtgttccctgctgcagcttAGGAACCGGGACACAGATCAGTCCTGGAACAGCTAACACCTTGCTCCCCTTTACAGCAATCGCCAACATCAGATCAGCTAGGAGTGGACTTGCTTCAAATGAGGTATCTCTTTGCACTGAGCAAAGTCAGCAGGTCATTTCTTAGGCCAGTATAAAGAGAACCTTACACTTTCTTGCATTAAGtttgaaagactgaaatcaAGTAAGCTAAACAGTCCGCTCAACTTGTAGGCAAATGGATTTGACAGCACTGGTAGGGGTTTAAGGTCTGTCGACGGAAACAGAAAATTGCCCCTCTTTCAAAAGCTATGTGTTCATTTGTAGGTAAACTGCTTTTTTAGAAGGGAAACTTTTTTGCAGACTGCTTCAGAAATCATGTTTATTCACACGTAAAGAGATTAGAGCAACAAGGGAGTGGGAATGTGCTACAGCTCTCTCTTAATTTAAGTTTCTTGCCTGGCAGCACAGAAGTGAAACAGATACTTATTTTGCAATTGTGGCCAAAGAACATTAATAACATCACCATCACCAAATCCTCCAGCTGCACAGCCTAAGCATGAGGACAAGTACAGAACTACACATTTCATCTTCCACAACCACGTAAGGACATACATCCTGCGGTGCTTGACTTTTAACCTCCTCCTTGTAAGCCTCCGTTCCGCGTTTAGGTTAAGAACACATCGCTCCTACCCAAAAAAGTGAGCTTCAAAACCCCACCTACCCAGCTAATTAccaaatttctttaaaaaaaaaaaaaaaaaaatgcccctCTCCTTAAACCGATTATTCAACTGACAGCATTATCACACGAGCTGCCCATTGCACCAAACTGTGGCAGcagggacctgctggggggagtggggtgtaaaaaaaaaaaaattaaaaaaagatgcacGTGAGTTTTGAAGCAAGCCTACTGTGGCAGAAGTTCAATGTGATGGGAAGGGAATGATTAAAAACTGTAAACTTATTTTCAACACTCTTCTAGAGAGTAACAAGCAGTTTGATTCTCACCCTTAATTTGTACATTCTCATGGGAATTTGGCAAGGTTGCTCTGAAGAAGAAAGTTTGAAGAACTCTTGCAAAAGACACTGCGCTATGCCAGATCAAGCAAGCTATCGGTTATTTAcattcatttcaaaacacacaAAGGAAGCCATTTATTTCCACCATATCTGcactttttaaagagaaaccaGTTTGGACAGAGCTGGTCCTAACACCAGGGCTTGTCCATACAGACCAACCAGCATAGCTGTTCTGGAGTAAACATTTAAGTACGACCAAACTAGCCTGAATTGATTCACAAATACACAGACTATTCCAGGACACAGTGATCTCGGGGAGGAACACGCACGTTGGGAAGTCATCCTAAACTTGTGCTACTGGGACATTTCCTAGTGCAGACAAAGAAGTTCTTTGGGAAGACCAGCGAAAGCAATCTCTGGTCTGCACCTTCTAAGCCACCCCGGAGAATTTTTAAGAAGCCTATTTTAAGCACAAGTTTCAGGAACTATAAGGAGGCATATTTGGCTTAGCCACACTTGCAGGATTAAAATATGCACCTAATTCTCCCAGCTATTAAATAAAAGGATTGCTATGTTACCACGCAGGAGTGCATTTCACCTCTTTCAGACAGGGGAAATAAAGTGACCAACACAGCATTCGTTTCCTCAGACAAGCTGCTAcaaacaaaactagaaaaaacacAAGCCTTGCTACAGGTTAAGAGCCCCATCATGCTACCTGGAGTTCAAataaggggaggggggaacaaTCCTATGCCCACACATGGCACAATCCATCTTGACGGGCCAACAGTTAAGTGACATAATTGAGTTTCCCAGATCTGAGCTGCAGATCCCGCAGTGCAGGAGCCACAGCCAAGGGAGGGGTCTTTCTCGTCTCCCCTTCCACAGCTCCAAACCAAAGCAAGACTTCCCCATCACTacacagaggcagaaagaaagaaagaaaaccactgcTGCACCGGTCAGTAAAAAGCAGAAGTATGTTCACTTTCTGTCTGTGAAGATGAACTAAAGATGAGGAAACCAACGGGGTAACACTACAAATCCCCAAAACTCAGTTAAGCTGGAAGAAAGAGATCAAATGCCATGCTGTCAAAACCCCATGTGTGGACAACACAGCACCTGAAATGTAAATGGTAATTTAAATTATTCCCTAGAAAGACTGTTCACCtatgaaaaaaagttattttcaaggTAACTTTTGTAGCTGATAAAAGACCAACTCAGATATTCCCCATTAGCCTAACTGTGGGGTCAGTGCAGCTGTAAAGATCTCCCCTTTCGGCCAGATCACCTCCCAGGCACTGAGCTGCTCAGCAGTTCTCTGACCAGGTCTCCCCAGGTATGAACAGCTCTGTGGCACTCCAACGGCCTTCCGTTTTCCAGCACAGGAGACCGCACATCAACGCTGTTTGAAATGTCACTTTGTTATTTCTCTGTAAACACTTCCCTGCACAGGCCATACGGCATCATTACTTGGCTTGCAGAGAGGAAcagatttaaaaaggaaaacaaaaaagttttttctctttctcataaGCAAAAGCTTCTAACAGGATTTAAGATGCATTTGTCAGGTTAAAACCTCCTACAGTTAAGACGGCGCCAGAAAGCCTCAGTCCCGTTCTGATGCAACTAATACACAGGCTACACAAGAGGGGTAGCTAGGGTCACATCTCTGCCGAGCCTGTGGTGCTGGGGCGGTGGGAAGCCTAGGGAAAAAGACCTGTAAACTCTGAAGCGTAGCACCAACAGGTGCTTTCGAACATACTTTAAGACCCTGAAGCTATTTATGAGTTACAAGACCAAAGCATCAATCAAAATAACTGGAACATGAGCACAGAGCTGAGGTCAGCCGGCTGAGCCTATGAATGGAGCTAAAACGCCTTGTTTATCTCAGCACGTGCGCGCGCACTAAGCCTGAAAGATACCCGAGCAGCCCACCCGCTCTCCTCGCTGTCAGGCCAGCTGAAAAAGCACGGGAGAAGCCACAGCCAAGCAATGGGTGCAGATTCCCGTCAGCGGTTCTCACCATAACGGACAGATGAgtggaaaaagcaagaaagaaaacaaccttGCTTGGCACCATGCCCACACACACATCCCAGTGCAGTGGGGAAAAGAGGCCGGGGGCACATACCAGCCGCATATCAGTTTTCTGACCCAGGGAACAGGCGGATCTGGCAGATGCCTAAATACCGGCCGCTCTCTGTCCCGAGCGCGCCTTCCCAAACCCCTCTGCAAGCAGGAACACAAGGGGCCTCTCTGCAGAGCCCCCTCACCTCCAGAGCTGAGAGCTGaccccccgcgcccccgccaCCAGCACGAGCCCACCTTTCTTGAACTCCTCCAACATGGCGTCGAGCTTGGTGTCGTTGAAGACGAAGTGCAGCGGGTGGTTGTAGAAGCGGGTGATGGTCTTGAGCGGAGTGCAGTCGTCAGGGTCCACAAAAGCCAGGTCCTTAACAAAGAGCAAGTCCACAATGTTGGAGCGGTCACCCTCGAAAACAGGGATGCGGGTATAACCGCTCTCCATGATCTCGGACATAGTGTTGAAGTCGAGCACAGCCTCAGCAGCGATCATGAAGCAGTCTCGGAGGGGGGTCATCACGTCCTCCACAGTCTTGGTGCGCAGCTCCAGGGCTCCCTGGATAATGTTGAGCTCCTCTTTGACCAGATCGTTATAAGGGTCGGTGACCCGCAGCATCTCCAACAACTTCTCACGGTTATAGACCGTGCCGATCTCCTGGCCCAGGACACAGTCCAGCAGTTTGCTGACGGGGTAGGAGGCCGGGAAGGTCATCATCATGAAAAACTTGGTGAGGAAGATGGTGTTGGCGCCCACGGCCAGGCCGTGCCGAGAGCAAATGGCCTGCGGCACGATCTCGCCGAAGATGACGATACCAATGGTGGAGACCACCACGGCCACCAGCCCAGAGCCGGCAATGTCGTCCAGCAGGATGGTAAGCGTGGTGTTGACCAGGACGTTGcccagcaggagggagcagagcaggtaGTTGCCCTGGCGGCGCACGGGCTCGATGCGCTTGGCGTAGTTCTTCTCTTTGTCCGTGCCACAGTTCTGTACGATGCGCAGCTCCATGGGGTCCAGGGCCATGAGGCCCAGGTTGAGGCCGCTGAACATGCCcgagaggcagaggaggagcgAGATGAAGATGACCTGCAGCCAGAAGGGCAGCAGGAACTTCTTCTCCTCGCCCACGATCATCTTAGTGTCCTCGCCGTCGTGGTAGATCCAGGTGGTCTCGCCCCAGGGCGGGGGCCCGACCGGCCCCTCGGCGCCTGCCAGCCccccggcggccccgggccccagcgcggcggcggcgggggccgagACGGAGGTGCACAGGTAGTAGGACTTGCTCTTCTCCGTCTTGCGCAGGGGCTTGATCTCGATCTCGATGATGCCCGAGGTGCGGCGGTTAAGCACGATGTGCGGCAGGATGATGATGTCCGAGGTGCGGAtgccgcagcgctgcggggctccgccgcccgccgccccgccgccgcccccgccgccgccgcgccccgccgcccccgccgccgcccgcccgccccgccgctcgtGCTCCGTGAAGGCGATGCGCGACCAGGTCTCGTTGTTGATGTTCTGCCCGTAGACCCGCAGCTTCACCCGCGTCCGCTCGCTCACCCGCAGCGCGCCCCCCTCCATGAAGGAGACGTCGTCCGTGTCCTCCAGCCGCAGGCCGATGATCACCGTctcctccgccgccgccgccgagggGGGGAcgacggcggcggcgggcggcgcggcggcggctgcggcagCCGGGGGCCGCCGGCCCAGGCAGCcgccgagcagcagcagcagcagcacccgcgccccccggccgccccccgccatGTTCCCACCGGGCAGCGCGGCCATCTTTAGTCAGGGCTcggcgccgccgcggccccgcatCGCCGCGCGGCGCCTGCGGCGTGCCCCGGctcccccggcggcggcggcggtggcggcgggcgcggcgcggcggcgggcgaggCGGCGGGCACGGCTACCCGCGGGACCCGACAGGCGGCGactgccgggccgggccgagccgagaGCCGCCTCAAGCCGCTGccctccccgcccctccccgcaCGCCTCGCGGGGGCGGGCCCGGCGCTCCGCGCCGCCAATCGGTGCGCGCCCCCCCGCCAGtggcggcccggccccgccctgCCGCCCGCCACCGCCTCCCCAGCGCGGGGGGCGCGTGACTCCGGTGTGTACGCcaggcgggcgggggcggggccggccctGAGGCCACGGCCAATGGCAGCGGGCCTCGGGGCTGGAGGGGCGGAGACTCGGAGGGGCGCGACCAATGGGGGCGCGGTGCGGCCGGCGGGCCGGGGACGGCGCGTGCGGCGctcggcggggcggccggcgaGCCTCCGTGCCGGGGGACAGGACGGGACGGGACGAaacgggacgggatgggacggggccgctgccgcccgccgcccctgcccggcccgctgcacccgccgctgcccgcggacctgccgcgccgcccgccccccgcagcGGCTCCAGTGcaccgccccgcgccccccctaCTGCTACCGCCGCCGCCGCGGTCGGCGGTCGCGCAGCGCCCCCTGGCGTCTCCCCGCGGCGCAGCCAGCTCCGGGCCGCGGGGAGCATCCCCTCGCCCTCCCGCCTGCGCCCTTCCCGCGGCCCCGGGCTCCTTGGGGCTGCCCGTGCTTGGGGCCGCGATCTCGGCACCGGGGCTACTGGCGGCCGCGGGCGACGGCTCTCCCGGCACCGTCCGGCCGTGCCCGCTCCCCGCTCTTCCCCGTGCCGCCGCCGGCGCGGTACGCTGCGGCGGCTAAAGATCCGGCCGTCGCGGCCCGGCCCCAGGGCACCCTCCGCCCCGCGCCCGGCACCTCCTCGGCGCGCTCGTTCCTGCGAGCGAAACGAAGCGTTAAACGTGCGACACGCACGGGCCGCGCGCCGCGCTCCCCTCTCCGCCTCTTGCTCAGCCGCTCGGGGCACCTCCCGCCTCGTCGCATCAGACGAACCCCGCGCAGGGACTTCCAGGAGCGGGGTCGGGACTTTGGAGCTGCCCCCGGGACGCTCACAGcccccccccggcgccccgcgcccccgcagGGCACGGAGGATGCACCCAGGACTGAGGGACCCCGGTTCGGTGTAACGTGGGTGCGTGCCGGTGTCCCGGggcctctcctgctgctccccaacCCCAGCGGGGGCCCAGCCGCCCCGGGACCCAGCCACCACCGCCCTCCCTTAGGGTTGAGTGACCTGtctgcatcccagccagccaGAGACGGACAGCCCAGGGAGCACCCAGTGCGGCTCGTGGTGGCCGAGCCCACACTGGGGGTTCAGGGTGACCCCTTAGAGGAGGTAAAGCAGCCTCTCCGCCATTCAAGTGCTCAGCAAACGGAAGAGCGGAGGATCCCACTGGACAGCCCAGTGCTccgggggctgcagccacagcgCTGCTTCCCTGGTCCCAGACCTCAGCCAGCTCACCGAGGGGCAGTTCCAGAGGGCTGCTCCCCCCGGGAGGTGGCGGATGCCCCTGAGCCACAGCCACCTCCCTGCTAGCCACAGTGAGTGGGGGCTTGGGAATCACCCCCCTTTCACCCCGGGGTGAACCAGAGCACCACAGCTTACGGCTTGGGAGAATGGGATCTGGCCCATCTTCACAGTCACCAGAACAGCCAGGCCGGGGTGCTGGACAGATTGGTTTGGGCTTCCTCATGTGGGATGGGGCTGCACCTTCTCCTCTTTCATGGCTTTGGGGTTAAAAACCCCAAGGTTGTGCATGCGCAAGCAAAGCCAGGCAGACAAGACACCCCCCCCACATCCATAGATTGGTGAGAACCCCTACTCTAATGCTTAACATCAAAGTCCTCTTAGCTGCTTCCTCCCAGAAATGCCAagaatatggggaaaaaaatagtgctATGCAAATGCAGTGGCATTAAGCTGTGGCCTTTTTCCGTATGCATGCAAGAGGGGGGGCCCTCGCAGTGGGCACCTCTCTCCCCAGGCAGGCGGAAAGGCTGTGGCAGGGACTCATGCCTTTTTAATGAAAGGGGTTGCAGATGGGACCTCCCACCCTATCTGCTCTTCAGTTAGCCTGGGAAGTCTCCCTTTGATAGCAGGAGCTAATTGCTGCAAACCTCCCGGGGTGGGCTGTTTGGAGTCTTTGTGAAAGTCTT from Falco biarmicus isolate bFalBia1 chromosome 9, bFalBia1.pri, whole genome shotgun sequence encodes:
- the CNNM2 gene encoding metal transporter CNNM2 isoform X1, which produces MAALPGGNMAGGGRGARVLLLLLLGGCLGRRPPAAAAAAAPPAAAVVPPSAAAAEETVIIGLRLEDTDDVSFMEGGALRVSERTRVKLRVYGQNINNETWSRIAFTEHERRGGRAAAGAAGRGGGGGGGGAAGGGAPQRCGIRTSDIIILPHIVLNRRTSGIIEIEIKPLRKTEKSKSYYLCTSVSAPAAAALGPGAAGGLAGAEGPVGPPPWGETTWIYHDGEDTKMIVGEEKKFLLPFWLQVIFISLLLCLSGMFSGLNLGLMALDPMELRIVQNCGTDKEKNYAKRIEPVRRQGNYLLCSLLLGNVLVNTTLTILLDDIAGSGLVAVVVSTIGIVIFGEIVPQAICSRHGLAVGANTIFLTKFFMMMTFPASYPVSKLLDCVLGQEIGTVYNREKLLEMLRVTDPYNDLVKEELNIIQGALELRTKTVEDVMTPLRDCFMIAAEAVLDFNTMSEIMESGYTRIPVFEGDRSNIVDLLFVKDLAFVDPDDCTPLKTITRFYNHPLHFVFNDTKLDAMLEEFKKGKSHLAIVQRVNNEGEGDPFYEVLGIVTLEDVIEEIIKSEILDETDLYTDNKTKKKVAHRDRKQDFSAFKQTDSEMKVKISPQLLLAMHRFLATEVEAFGPSQMSEKILLRLLKHPNVIQELKYDEKNKKAPEHYLYQRNKPVDYFVLILQGKVEVEAGKEGMKFEAGAFSYYGVMALTASPVPLSLSRTFVVSRTELLAAGSPAENKSPPRPCGLNHSDSLNRSDRIDAVTPTLGSSNNQLNASFLQVYVPDYSVKALTDIQFVKISRQQYQNALMASRMDKTPQSSDSENTKIELTLTELHDGLPDETANLLNEQNCVTHNKPNHSMHSEGAI
- the CNNM2 gene encoding metal transporter CNNM2 isoform X2; translated protein: MAALPGGNMAGGGRGARVLLLLLLGGCLGRRPPAAAAAAAPPAAAVVPPSAAAAEETVIIGLRLEDTDDVSFMEGGALRVSERTRVKLRVYGQNINNETWSRIAFTEHERRGGRAAAGAAGRGGGGGGGGAAGGGAPQRCGIRTSDIIILPHIVLNRRTSGIIEIEIKPLRKTEKSKSYYLCTSVSAPAAAALGPGAAGGLAGAEGPVGPPPWGETTWIYHDGEDTKMIVGEEKKFLLPFWLQVIFISLLLCLSGMFSGLNLGLMALDPMELRIVQNCGTDKEKNYAKRIEPVRRQGNYLLCSLLLGNVLVNTTLTILLDDIAGSGLVAVVVSTIGIVIFGEIVPQAICSRHGLAVGANTIFLTKFFMMMTFPASYPVSKLLDCVLGQEIGTVYNREKLLEMLRVTDPYNDLVKEELNIIQGALELRTKTVEDVMTPLRDCFMIAAEAVLDFNTMSEIMESGYTRIPVFEGDRSNIVDLLFVKDLAFVDPDDCTPLKTITRFYNHPLHFVFNDTKLDAMLEEFKKGKSHLAIVQRVNNEGEGDPFYEVLGIVTLEDVIEEIIKSEILDETDLYTDNKTKKKVAHRDRKQDFSAFKQTDSEMKVKISPQLLLAMHRFLATEVEAFGPSQMSEKILLRLLKHPNVIQELKYDEKNKKAPEHYLYQRNKPVDYFVLILQGKVEVEAGKEGMKFEAGAFSYYGVMALTASPAENKSPPRPCGLNHSDSLNRSDRIDAVTPTLGSSNNQLNASFLQVYVPDYSVKALTDIQFVKISRQQYQNALMASRMDKTPQSSDSENTKIELTLTELHDGLPDETANLLNEQNCVTHNKPNHSMHSEGAI
- the CNNM2 gene encoding metal transporter CNNM2 isoform X3; the encoded protein is MAALPGGNMAGGGRGARVLLLLLLGGCLGRRPPAAAAAAAPPAAAVVPPSAAAAEETVIIGLRLEDTDDVSFMEGGALRVSERTRVKLRVYGQNINNETWSRIAFTEHERRGGRAAAGAAGRGGGGGGGGAAGGGAPQRCGIRTSDIIILPHIVLNRRTSGIIEIEIKPLRKTEKSKSYYLCTSVSAPAAAALGPGAAGGLAGAEGPVGPPPWGETTWIYHDGEDTKMIVGEEKKFLLPFWLQVIFISLLLCLSGMFSGLNLGLMALDPMELRIVQNCGTDKEKNYAKRIEPVRRQGNYLLCSLLLGNVLVNTTLTILLDDIAGSGLVAVVVSTIGIVIFGEIVPQAICSRHGLAVGANTIFLTKFFMMMTFPASYPVSKLLDCVLGQEIGTVYNREKLLEMLRVTDPYNDLVKEELNIIQGALELRTKTVEDVMTPLRDCFMIAAEAVLDFNTMSEIMESGYTRIPVFEGDRSNIVDLLFVKDLAFVDPDDCTPLKTITRFYNHPLHFVFNDTKLDAMLEEFKKGKSHLAIVQRVNNEGEGDPFYEVLGIVTLEDVIEEIIKSEILDETDLYTDNKTKKKVAHRDRKQDFSAFKQTDSEMKVKISPQLLLAMHRFLATEVEAFGPSQMSEKILLRLLKHPNVIQELKYDEKNKKAPEHYLYQRNKPVDYFVLILQPKTSLHLGPAG